A window of Panicum virgatum strain AP13 chromosome 8K, P.virgatum_v5, whole genome shotgun sequence contains these coding sequences:
- the LOC120643659 gene encoding cytochrome b-c1 complex subunit 6-1, mitochondrial-like encodes MDDEELVDQKKYLEERCKPQCVKSLYEYDKCVKRVENDDTGHKHCTGQYFDYLSCIDKCVAPKLFKKLK; translated from the exons AT GGACGATGAGGAACTTGTTGATCAAAAGAAGTATCTTGAGGAACGATGCAAGCCACAGTGTGTAAAATCACTTTATGAGTATGAT AAATGTGTCAAGAGAGTCGAGAATGATGATACTGGGCACAAACACTGCACCGGGCAATATTTTGATTACTTGTCATGCATCGACAAATGT GTAGCACCAAAGCTGTTTAAGAAGCTAAAATGA